A genomic window from Candidatus Obscuribacter sp. includes:
- a CDS encoding family 1 glycosylhydrolase — translation MSATDKGLKFPEGFLWGAATSHFQVEGHPKEIGDRLSDWAAWTQEQGRINDNSHADQACESYFRFEEDLAIVKELGLTAFRLSLNWSALINEDGETLDKVQVEHYKKVLTGLKSSGIKTFVTLFHFCLPDGLSSQGGWLNQTTAEAFGRFAGLVAREFDGLVDYWITINEPLAYVYHGFISGFWPPGKRADYFSAFTAIRNFLIGHSLAYDAIKAVSNVPVSFTCHWRPFIPKNRFNPLDHLVRYYRDCIFNHLFPRAVHTGSLQFPFPINLNKHVAKLQGEIKGLKGKMDYLAINYYTRELSRFKPSWPLDLFGEISPDIELDVSDMGWEVYPKGLYDLLTSDTRQYQIGPDGKARQVIITENGYANMFAPDLTDGDWSLVDEQRISYMRAHLEQLYLAIKNGINVRGYLYWSLLDNFEWAEGLSARFGLVRVSYPTQERLLRHSARVYQEIARTNSLPL, via the coding sequence GTGTCCGCTACTGACAAGGGTTTAAAATTTCCAGAAGGTTTTCTCTGGGGCGCGGCCACTTCCCACTTTCAGGTGGAGGGGCATCCCAAAGAAATTGGCGACAGGCTTTCGGATTGGGCTGCCTGGACCCAGGAGCAGGGGCGTATCAATGATAATTCTCATGCAGACCAGGCCTGCGAGTCATATTTCCGTTTTGAAGAAGACCTGGCTATTGTTAAGGAATTAGGTCTGACTGCCTTTCGTCTCTCTCTCAACTGGTCTGCCTTAATTAACGAAGACGGCGAGACTCTCGATAAAGTGCAGGTGGAGCATTACAAAAAAGTGCTCACTGGTCTTAAATCGAGCGGTATCAAGACTTTCGTTACTCTCTTTCACTTCTGTCTGCCTGATGGTCTATCCAGTCAGGGCGGCTGGCTCAATCAAACTACAGCCGAAGCCTTTGGTCGTTTTGCCGGACTGGTTGCTCGTGAGTTTGATGGCTTAGTAGATTACTGGATCACTATCAATGAGCCTCTGGCTTATGTTTATCACGGTTTTATCTCTGGCTTCTGGCCGCCGGGTAAGCGGGCTGATTATTTCAGTGCCTTCACTGCTATACGTAACTTCTTGATTGGTCACAGTCTGGCTTACGACGCTATTAAGGCGGTTAGCAATGTGCCGGTTTCATTTACCTGTCACTGGCGACCATTTATCCCCAAAAACCGTTTCAACCCGCTTGATCACCTGGTTCGCTACTACCGTGATTGCATTTTCAATCATCTATTTCCCCGTGCAGTCCACACCGGATCACTGCAATTTCCCTTTCCTATTAATCTCAATAAGCATGTAGCCAAGCTCCAGGGGGAAATCAAGGGGCTCAAAGGCAAGATGGACTATCTTGCCATTAACTATTACACCCGCGAGTTATCGCGCTTTAAGCCCAGCTGGCCCCTGGATTTGTTTGGCGAAATATCGCCCGATATCGAACTCGATGTCAGCGATATGGGTTGGGAAGTTTATCCCAAGGGGCTCTATGACTTATTGACTAGCGATACCAGGCAGTATCAAATTGGACCAGATGGTAAAGCGCGGCAGGTAATAATTACCGAAAACGGTTACGCCAATATGTTTGCTCCTGATTTGACCGATGGTGACTGGTCTCTCGTTGACGAGCAACGCATCAGTTATATGCGCGCCCATCTTGAGCAGCTATATCTGGCCATCAAAAATGGCATCAATGTAAGAGGCTATCTTTACTGGTCTTTGCTCGATAATTTTGAATGGGCCGAAGGACTATCCGCGCGCTTTGGTTTAGTACGGGTCAGTTATCCTACTCAAGAGCGGCTTTTGCGTCACAGTGCTCGGGTTTATCAAGAAATAGCAAGGACTAACTCACTTCCGCTATGA
- a CDS encoding thioredoxin family protein: MHKIIRVLVSLVVMLAFAFCPASPVLAQTDAARAEAKAPVQAALVSDVDALVAGGTVKIGLILKQDPGWHTYYKEPGDSGMKTSIEWQLPPGFKAGEIVWSKPEKFSEADMTTYGYKDQAFLETVISIPADLKPEPQTFKANVKWLSCKDVCLPGKASLAITLPVAQSSAPTKDKALFDKLGDGFTGSVKDLSASDHQANAPVSVLDASYKNNNDSSNQNIWLILGSAFLGGLILNIMPCVLPVIAIKVMSFFEQAEEKPARVKLLGLTFSLGIILSFLSLALVVALVKSAGQAVGWGFQFQYPLFVLVMSAVVLVFALSLFGLFYVNISVGQNELNKLSSGDTLVGTFFKGVLATLLSTPCTAPFLGVALGFAFAQSNAIVALIFFVSGLGMASPYLLLTINPGWLKFLPKPGLWMDKFKQSMGFVLLATLVWLNNNMAVQVGPAVIGWLNYWLVGLAFSAWIIANYIDLTTETPRKIKIWSIAILFMLMSSWLCIFSQRDVMLALTPGAGFNYKSDTTGGEGLGFAPFTVDALNKELNANKTVLLDFTANWCLTCKVNEATVINNQAVKDTIKSLKVVTMKADWTNQDPDITKLLAKFGRSGVPLYVIYPAGKPSEPIVLPEVITVDMVVEKLKEAGPSQ; this comes from the coding sequence ATGCACAAAATCATTAGGGTTTTAGTTAGTCTAGTCGTTATGCTTGCTTTTGCTTTTTGTCCAGCAAGCCCAGTCCTGGCTCAAACCGATGCTGCCAGAGCGGAAGCCAAAGCACCGGTGCAGGCAGCGCTTGTCAGTGACGTGGACGCATTAGTGGCTGGTGGCACCGTCAAAATCGGTCTCATCCTCAAACAAGATCCAGGCTGGCACACATACTACAAAGAGCCCGGCGATAGCGGTATGAAGACCAGTATCGAGTGGCAGTTGCCGCCTGGTTTTAAGGCTGGCGAAATTGTCTGGAGTAAGCCTGAAAAATTTAGCGAAGCCGATATGACTACTTATGGCTATAAGGACCAGGCTTTTTTAGAGACTGTCATATCGATTCCGGCTGATTTAAAACCAGAGCCGCAAACATTCAAAGCAAACGTCAAATGGTTGTCCTGCAAAGATGTCTGTTTGCCAGGCAAAGCTAGTTTGGCAATAACCTTACCAGTAGCTCAAAGCAGTGCACCAACTAAAGATAAAGCACTTTTTGATAAGCTCGGCGATGGTTTTACAGGTAGTGTCAAAGATTTGTCAGCCTCTGACCATCAGGCTAACGCTCCTGTGTCTGTGCTTGATGCTAGCTACAAAAATAATAACGACAGTAGCAACCAAAATATCTGGCTTATCCTGGGTTCGGCATTTTTAGGCGGTTTGATCCTCAATATCATGCCTTGTGTCTTGCCGGTTATTGCCATAAAGGTGATGAGCTTTTTTGAGCAAGCTGAAGAAAAACCAGCTCGTGTCAAGCTTCTTGGGCTGACTTTTTCTCTCGGTATTATTCTCAGTTTTTTATCACTGGCTCTAGTTGTGGCTTTAGTTAAGTCAGCTGGCCAGGCAGTAGGCTGGGGTTTTCAATTTCAGTATCCACTCTTTGTGCTGGTGATGAGTGCTGTAGTACTGGTCTTTGCCCTGAGTTTGTTCGGACTTTTTTATGTCAATATTTCGGTTGGTCAAAACGAGCTAAACAAGCTCTCCTCCGGTGACACACTGGTAGGCACATTTTTTAAGGGCGTACTGGCTACACTTTTGTCGACACCCTGTACGGCGCCCTTTTTAGGCGTTGCTCTTGGTTTTGCCTTTGCTCAGAGCAATGCCATCGTCGCTTTGATTTTTTTTGTTAGTGGTCTGGGTATGGCCTCGCCCTATTTGCTTTTGACCATCAATCCGGGCTGGCTCAAATTTTTGCCCAAACCCGGTCTCTGGATGGATAAGTTTAAACAGTCGATGGGTTTTGTATTGCTCGCTACTCTTGTCTGGCTCAATAACAATATGGCTGTGCAAGTTGGTCCAGCGGTTATTGGCTGGCTTAATTACTGGCTAGTTGGTCTGGCATTTAGTGCCTGGATTATCGCTAACTACATCGATTTGACCACCGAGACTCCCCGCAAAATCAAAATCTGGAGCATTGCCATTTTGTTTATGCTGATGTCGAGCTGGCTTTGTATCTTTAGCCAGAGAGATGTCATGCTCGCCCTTACGCCTGGTGCTGGCTTTAATTATAAGTCTGATACCACAGGTGGTGAAGGTCTCGGTTTTGCTCCCTTTACTGTGGATGCCCTAAACAAAGAGCTAAATGCCAATAAAACTGTGCTTTTAGACTTTACCGCCAACTGGTGTCTTACTTGCAAAGTCAACGAAGCGACAGTGATAAATAATCAAGCAGTCAAAGATACAATCAAATCACTCAAAGTTGTGACAATGAAGGCTGACTGGACCAACCAGGATCCTGACATCACAAAACTACTAGCAAAGTTTGGTCGTTCTGGTGTGCCGCTCTATGTCATCTATCCAGCCGGAAAGCCCTCCGAGCCGATTGTTTTGCCGGAAGTAATTACAGTGGATATGGTTGTTGAGAAGCTCAAAGAAGCCGGTCCAAGCCAATAA
- a CDS encoding roadblock/LC7 domain-containing protein codes for MFRMKFRANMIGIGALILGAGLIGSMQMNPIFAGREFQHDLPLLYIAPAQFAVPLLFALVHYRACPPVQQLSAFLTTLAYICGLGIIGNLTANKLTIIQQDWLIHFNVVQIACMNIAAIIGAMKTMHIEQMSSFADTKVAEAQLGRLKAVKVDPETQAKWEKAASHADRASEGRSLRNTMTNLKAISLSDPSEELKPQPRSVAPEPKMSDPGADAGSLASLLDRIGDEPAPVFGEEEYSPEPVAFEESAPSPLIDEEVEMEAPRPAELDKEIVRDDFVPKAVEAPSDSFLSKFLDREDQEEEAVSKEQEPAAETFAPAEPAIKFPDSAEINTQPEPVEKPSQPSGNFKLTSQSTKSEAISPEAKVETKIEPKIEPPAPPVEPVVAKEPTPPSPADPEIPTATANRLQAMKRRNTSTFTKLQSLSASDQLRPATPEVVQESEPDSLKSLLDRLDEGTTEAKVEAPVEEVKEPLEAPFELTIDFIFKAEEAAKAAPVAEKKVEAEPAARSSVSERLTEHKEEVIVEAIDESDPIASLDLSAKLNDLDSEPEETATPEEQVAAPQEEAEEVEEEEEGGALFEGGVDSDIDNIFSNLAPPEAQMEVKDSPIAAKAEPTSASIVDNQAGEEEDDDEEDKGVLFGDGVDQDIDNIFSNLAPPEAQKEVKDVLPAAKSETKAAPAPVAEPEEEEEEEKSEGLFGENLGEELDTIFSNLTSEEQKEVTNETLNKVKKAGDQDEKAEEKAPVKEEVKVEEKPAVKEAAKQAPEETKTEGEAAKPEAAKYKEVKEFGRLSGRSANQPKTQSESVGTMKTIGKLLLDVQAVENIIKAGETKKIGSGLSTAKVISAARGEGIKNILTAIDTYEGVTGSLIVGHDGLVIASTVGQGWDKDMLGALSTALLSTSNLATKKLEIGKLRQMVLLTELAPDSYKSTVLTDVDVGILAVFMDRIDLTKIDGLLETIHKTIHGG; via the coding sequence ATGTTCAGAATGAAATTCCGCGCCAATATGATTGGGATTGGTGCTCTCATCCTGGGAGCCGGCCTGATAGGCTCCATGCAGATGAACCCCATCTTCGCCGGTAGGGAATTTCAGCACGACCTTCCACTCCTCTATATAGCTCCCGCCCAATTTGCTGTACCGCTCTTGTTTGCCCTGGTGCATTACCGGGCCTGCCCGCCGGTCCAACAGCTCAGCGCCTTTTTGACAACTTTGGCTTATATCTGTGGACTTGGCATCATTGGTAACTTGACTGCCAACAAGCTGACAATCATTCAGCAAGATTGGCTTATCCACTTTAATGTGGTGCAAATTGCCTGTATGAATATCGCGGCCATTATTGGTGCGATGAAGACAATGCACATTGAGCAAATGAGCAGCTTTGCCGACACTAAAGTGGCAGAAGCGCAGCTCGGTCGTCTCAAAGCTGTAAAAGTTGATCCCGAAACTCAAGCCAAGTGGGAAAAAGCAGCAAGTCACGCAGATCGCGCCAGCGAAGGCCGCAGTCTGCGCAACACCATGACCAACCTTAAGGCAATTAGTTTATCGGACCCATCTGAGGAGCTTAAACCCCAACCACGTTCGGTGGCCCCAGAACCTAAAATGTCCGATCCCGGAGCAGATGCAGGATCGCTTGCCAGCTTGCTAGATCGTATTGGTGACGAACCAGCTCCAGTTTTTGGCGAGGAAGAATATTCACCAGAACCAGTAGCCTTTGAGGAGTCCGCTCCCAGTCCACTTATTGACGAAGAAGTGGAAATGGAAGCGCCAAGGCCAGCCGAACTCGACAAAGAAATTGTCCGTGACGACTTCGTGCCCAAAGCAGTGGAAGCTCCCTCTGACTCTTTCTTATCCAAATTTTTAGATCGCGAAGATCAAGAAGAAGAAGCTGTCAGCAAAGAGCAAGAGCCAGCCGCCGAGACATTTGCGCCAGCTGAGCCTGCCATTAAGTTTCCAGATAGTGCTGAAATCAACACGCAGCCAGAACCAGTTGAAAAGCCCAGTCAACCATCGGGCAATTTCAAATTAACTTCGCAGTCTACTAAGAGCGAAGCAATCTCTCCTGAAGCCAAAGTCGAAACAAAAATCGAGCCCAAGATAGAGCCGCCGGCACCACCAGTAGAGCCCGTGGTAGCTAAAGAACCGACTCCGCCTTCACCAGCAGATCCCGAGATACCAACAGCTACAGCTAATCGCCTGCAGGCGATGAAGCGCCGCAACACCAGTACATTTACAAAACTGCAATCACTCTCGGCTTCAGATCAACTCAGACCGGCTACACCAGAAGTAGTGCAGGAATCAGAGCCAGACAGTCTCAAGAGCTTGCTAGACAGACTGGACGAAGGCACAACAGAAGCCAAAGTCGAAGCGCCTGTCGAAGAAGTAAAAGAACCACTGGAAGCTCCTTTTGAACTGACTATCGACTTTATCTTTAAAGCTGAAGAAGCAGCTAAGGCTGCGCCTGTAGCCGAGAAAAAAGTAGAAGCCGAACCAGCAGCAAGAAGCAGTGTCAGCGAACGACTGACCGAGCACAAAGAAGAAGTAATAGTTGAAGCAATAGACGAATCAGATCCTATTGCATCGCTTGATCTCAGTGCCAAACTAAACGATTTAGACAGCGAACCGGAAGAAACCGCTACACCTGAAGAACAGGTAGCGGCTCCGCAAGAAGAAGCAGAAGAAGTAGAAGAAGAGGAAGAAGGCGGCGCACTATTTGAAGGCGGCGTTGATTCTGATATCGATAACATATTCTCCAACCTAGCTCCCCCCGAAGCTCAGATGGAAGTCAAAGACTCCCCCATTGCCGCCAAAGCTGAGCCTACGAGCGCCAGTATTGTCGACAACCAGGCCGGTGAAGAAGAAGACGACGACGAAGAAGACAAAGGAGTCTTGTTTGGCGATGGCGTCGATCAAGACATCGACAATATCTTCTCCAATCTAGCCCCGCCTGAAGCTCAAAAAGAAGTAAAAGATGTACTTCCAGCTGCTAAGTCCGAAACAAAAGCAGCTCCCGCTCCAGTAGCAGAGCCTGAAGAAGAAGAGGAAGAGGAGAAGAGCGAAGGCCTCTTTGGCGAGAATCTCGGCGAAGAACTGGATACTATCTTCAGTAATCTCACTTCCGAAGAACAAAAGGAAGTAACAAACGAAACCCTCAACAAAGTCAAAAAAGCTGGCGACCAGGACGAGAAAGCCGAAGAAAAGGCTCCTGTCAAAGAAGAAGTAAAAGTCGAAGAAAAACCAGCCGTCAAAGAAGCAGCTAAACAAGCTCCTGAAGAGACAAAGACCGAAGGGGAAGCAGCTAAACCAGAAGCAGCTAAGTACAAAGAAGTAAAAGAATTTGGACGACTCTCTGGTCGCTCCGCAAACCAACCCAAGACTCAATCAGAGTCAGTGGGCACAATGAAAACCATCGGCAAACTTTTGCTCGATGTGCAAGCTGTCGAAAACATCATCAAAGCTGGCGAAACAAAAAAAATCGGCAGCGGTCTCAGTACAGCCAAAGTAATTAGTGCTGCTCGTGGCGAAGGTATCAAAAATATCCTCACAGCTATAGACACTTACGAAGGCGTCACAGGCAGCTTGATTGTCGGTCATGACGGTCTAGTTATCGCTTCCACAGTCGGTCAGGGCTGGGACAAAGATATGCTGGGAGCCCTCTCCACAGCACTTCTGTCGACTTCCAACCTGGCCACCAAAAAGCTTGAGATTGGCAAATTGAGACAGATGGTCTTACTCACTGAGCTTGCTCCCGATAGCTACAAATCGACAGTACTGACTGACGTTGATGTCGGCATTCTGGCTGTGTTTATGGATCGTATCGACCTCACCAAAATCGATGGTCTCTTAGAGACAATCCACAAAACAATTCACGGTGGTTAA
- a CDS encoding peroxiredoxin has product MTSPITSVRPKVGAKAPDFDLPSYVQGQDSGNIKLADFAGKKNVILAFYPKDDTPGCTKEMCAFSEDLKAFEEAHTQLLGISCDKVESHQKFAGKYDLKQPLLADVGGLTGKDYGTVSDGKSTASRVLFVIDKSGTIKHIIEGMPSNAELLELVKTL; this is encoded by the coding sequence ATGACGTCACCAATCACATCAGTAAGACCCAAAGTAGGAGCCAAAGCTCCAGATTTTGACCTGCCCTCATATGTACAGGGACAGGATAGTGGCAATATCAAACTGGCAGACTTTGCCGGCAAAAAAAATGTCATTCTGGCTTTTTATCCCAAAGACGATACACCGGGTTGCACCAAAGAAATGTGCGCTTTTTCGGAGGACCTCAAAGCCTTTGAAGAAGCACACACACAACTACTGGGCATATCATGCGATAAAGTCGAAAGCCATCAAAAGTTTGCTGGCAAATACGACCTCAAACAGCCTTTGCTGGCTGATGTAGGCGGCTTAACAGGCAAAGACTATGGCACAGTCAGTGACGGCAAAAGCACTGCCAGCCGTGTCCTGTTTGTGATCGACAAAAGCGGCACTATCAAACACATCATCGAAGGCATGCCCTCCAACGCCGAGCTTTTAGAGTTAGTCAAAACACTCTAA